CCGTTGAAAAAAATGGACCAGGAACTAAAAATCGACCAGTTTCTTCAAGTAATATAGCCAAATCAAAAAACGACATGCCTTGGCCACCATATTGTTCAGGAATAGATAAACCTAACCATCCTAATTCAGCCATATTTTGCCATAATTCAGAAGTAAAACCTCTTTCGTCATCTTCCATCGCACGGACTAAAGTAATAGGGCATTCTTGCTCTAGTACCTCTCGTGCACTATTTTTTAATAACAACTGAACTTCATCAAATCCCAAATCCATGATTTTCTCCTTAAATTATGAATACCTTAAGCACGTGGAAGACCTAAGCCACGTGTTGCTATTATATTTCTCTGTATTTCTGATGTTCCCGAAGCTAAAGTAGCAGAGTGATGTCGAAGAAAAGTTCTTTCGATTCTACCTCGTAAAGGGGCCCATTTTGAATCACTAGTAAGCTGTCCATACAAACCAAGTATGTGCATTCCTGTTTCAGCAACTCTTTGTTCCATTTCTGTACTAAAAGATTTACAAATTGATGCCTCTTTATTCGGCACAAACCCCTGACTTTGCATAAATCCAATATTATAAGAAATCATTCGGCTAACTTCAGTTTCAATTGCCATATCAGCTAAACGATTTCTTAAATGTTCACGACCTGATAAATCAAAATTAGAAGAAGGATTGTCTTTTACAAATCCAACTAGATCATCAATTGTTCTTCTTGCTTCAGCAGAATACTGAACTCCAGACCTTTCGAAATCTAATAAAGTTGCACCTACATACCAACCTCTATTTTCCTCTCCAACTAAATTTCTTTTTGGTACACGAACATTGTCAAAGAAAACTTGATTAAATTCATGCATGCCTGCCATATTTACTATTGGGTTCACACTTATACCTGGTGTCTTCATATCAACAAGTAACATTGTTATACCACGGTGTTTTGGGGCATCAGTATCTGTTCGTGCCAGCAATATTATCCAATCTGCTCTGTGGCCATTAGACGTCCATATTTTTGTACCGTTAACAACATATTCGTCACCATCTACCTCAGCCCGCGTTTGTAGTGAAGCCAAATCAGATCCTGAGCCTGGTTCACTATATCCCTGACACCATTGAACCTCGCCATTAGCAACAGGTGGTAAAAATCTTTGTTTCTGCTCCTCAGTACCATGAACCATCAATGTCGGAGCCAACATTTTAATTCCCCAGATATCTATCCCTGGAGCGCGGTTATATGCCATTTGTTCGTTAAAAAGAACTTGGCTCATAATGGAAGCATCCATTCCTCCATATTCTTTAGGCCATCCCAAAGTTAGCCAACCTTTTTCAGCTAGCTTCTTTTTCATCTTAAGATTAAAATTCCAGCCATCATCGCTCGATGCGTAAGCAGTTTCTCCTGTCCAATCACTTGGAAGTTCTTGTTTCAAGAAACTATTAACATCGTTTTGAAAAGTTTCTTCTTCTGTACTAAATTTAAAATCCATTATTTACTCCAGATATAAATTACTATTTAAGCCCGAGGTAATCCTAAACCTCTCGTAGCTACAACATTTCTCTGTATTTCTGATGTTCCAGCAGCAATAGTTGCACTATAGGAAGCTAAATATCCTTTTTGTATTCTCCCATTTAGGGGAGCCCATTTACTACCTTGTTGCAAGGTACCATAGAGACCCAACATATCCATTCCTGTAGAATAAATTCTCTGTACCATTTCAGTACCAAACATTTTCCCCATAGATGCCTCTTTATTAAATACTTCACCTTTGCTTTGTAAGTAACCAATTCTATAGGAAATCATTCTACTTACTTCTACTTCAATTGCCATATTTGCCAAGTTGTTTTTAACTCGAGATATTGACGAAATAGTTTTACCATTCAATGTATTATTTTTAGCAAAATCGGTAATTTCTTCTAATGTTCTTCTTGCGGAAGCTGATCTATTTACGCCTGAACGTTCAAAGTCTAATAACCTAGCGCCAACATACCAACCTCGATTATATTCACCAACTAAATTTTGTTTTGGTACTCGAACGTTATCAAAAAATAATTGATTGAAGTTATGCCTTCCTGCCATATCTATGATAGGCCTAACTTCTACTCCTGGAGTTTTCATATCAACCAATAGGAAGCTGATACCTCTATGCTTAGGAGCATCAGGATCAGTTCTAGCTAACATAAATAACCAATCAGCTTCGTGGCCTCCTGAGGTCCATATTTTTGTACCATTAATAACAAAATCATCTCCATCTTCAACTGCTCGAGTCTGTAAAGATGCTAGATCAGAGCCAGACTGAGGTTCACTATAACCTTGAGCCCAACGAACTTCAGCTTTGGCAATTGGAGGTAGAAATTTTTGCTTTTGCTCATCTGTTCCTTCAAGCATCAATATAGGTCCAAGCATTGAAATTGCATTATCATTAGCTGGGATTCTTCTATACGCTGTTTCTTCATTGAAAACCATTTGTTTTAAGTGGGGAGCACCCATACCCCCGTACTCTTCAGGCCATGGTAGTGTT
This SAR202 cluster bacterium DNA region includes the following protein-coding sequences:
- a CDS encoding acyl-CoA dehydrogenase, with translation MDFKFSTEEETFQNDVNSFLKQELPSDWTGETAYASSDDGWNFNLKMKKKLAEKGWLTLGWPKEYGGMDASIMSQVLFNEQMAYNRAPGIDIWGIKMLAPTLMVHGTEEQKQRFLPPVANGEVQWCQGYSEPGSGSDLASLQTRAEVDGDEYVVNGTKIWTSNGHRADWIILLARTDTDAPKHRGITMLLVDMKTPGISVNPIVNMAGMHEFNQVFFDNVRVPKRNLVGEENRGWYVGATLLDFERSGVQYSAEARRTIDDLVGFVKDNPSSNFDLSGREHLRNRLADMAIETEVSRMISYNIGFMQSQGFVPNKEASICKSFSTEMEQRVAETGMHILGLYGQLTSDSKWAPLRGRIERTFLRHHSATLASGTSEIQRNIIATRGLGLPRA
- a CDS encoding acyl-CoA dehydrogenase: MDFEFSTEYEDFRKELRSFAEKDMPEGFDPDEADKDEIQAIRQKIAKKGWLTLPWPEEYGGMGAPHLKQMVFNEETAYRRIPANDNAISMLGPILMLEGTDEQKQKFLPPIAKAEVRWAQGYSEPQSGSDLASLQTRAVEDGDDFVINGTKIWTSGGHEADWLFMLARTDPDAPKHRGISFLLVDMKTPGVEVRPIIDMAGRHNFNQLFFDNVRVPKQNLVGEYNRGWYVGARLLDFERSGVNRSASARRTLEEITDFAKNNTLNGKTISSISRVKNNLANMAIEVEVSRMISYRIGYLQSKGEVFNKEASMGKMFGTEMVQRIYSTGMDMLGLYGTLQQGSKWAPLNGRIQKGYLASYSATIAAGTSEIQRNVVATRGLGLPRA